A genomic window from Pyricularia oryzae 70-15 chromosome 7, whole genome shotgun sequence includes:
- a CDS encoding mannitol 2-dehydrogenase — protein MAFKLSTKHLADIGAQTEKSIRIPSYDRNDVKEGIVHVGVGGFHRAHLAVYVDKLMQSHGVRDYAICGVGLQPADASMRDVLASQDHMYTVIERSAAGSTAHVVGSIRNFLFAPDDREAVIAKMAHPDTHIVSLTITESGYYYNENTHELQSEHPDIQHDLDPANAAKPKTTFGFLYAAMVRRREQGLKPFTVLSCDNMLKNGSITRNMLQSFAKLKDPSMADWIAQYGGFPNAMVDRITPRTSDPDIKELADKFKIDDAWPVVTEPFMQWVVEDKFADGRPPFDLVGVQVVKDVKDVEQFEKHKLRLLNASHSAMGYPGQLAGFKYVHEVMEHPLYRKFIWQMMQEEVKPLLPEIPGVDIDAYCNTLMERFSNPTIMDQLPRIALNSSGKMPQFVMPSIAEAIWVTGPFRRLVFVAACWFRYVLGVDDKGNKFEVDDPMREELQSKAQAGGTKPHEILSIKSLFGDDLRGDERFLKEVTQAMEDIARDGVMATMPKFVNDA, from the coding sequence ATGGCTTTCAAGCTTTCCACCAAGCACCTTGCCGATATCGGCGCCCAGACTGAAAAGTCCATCCGCATCCCTAGCTACGATCGCAATGACGTGAAGGAGGGCATCGTCCACGTCGGCGTGGGCGGCTTCCACCGCGCCCACTTGGCCGTCTACGTCGACAAGCTGATGCAGAGCCACGGCGTGCGCGACTATGCCATCTGCGGCGTTGGTCTCCAGCCCGCCGACGCCTCCATGCGCGACGTCCTCGCCTCGCAGGACCACATGTACACCGTCATCGAGCGCTCCGCCGCCGGCAGCACCGCCCACGTCGTCGGCAGCATCCGCAACTTCCTCTTCGCCCCCGACGACCGCGAGGCCGTTATCGCAAAGATGGCACACCCAGACACCCACATCGTCTCGCTTACCATCACCGAGAGCGGCTACTACTACAACGAGAACACTCACGAGCTGCAGTCTGAGCACCCGGACATCCAGCACGACCTCGACccggccaacgccgccaagcCCAAGACCACCTTTGGCTTTTTGTACGCCGCCATGGTGAGGAGGCGGGAGCAGGGCCTCAAGCCCTTCACGGTGCTCTCGTGCGACAACATGCTCAAGAACGGCTCCATCACGAGGAACATGCTGCAGAGCTTCGCCAAGCTCAAGGACCCCTCGATGGCCGACTGGATCGCCCAGTACGGCGGCTTCCCCAACGCCATGGTGGACCGCATCACCCCGAGGACCTCGGACCCGGACATCAAGGAGCTGGCCGACAAGTTCAAGATTGACGACGCCTGGCCCGTCGTCACCGAGCCCTTTATGCAGTGGGTCGTCGAGGACAAGTTCGCCGACGGCCGGCCGCCCTTTGACCTGGTCGGTGTCCAGGTCGTCAAGGACGTCAAGGACGTCGAGCAGTTTGAGAAGCACAAGCTCCGCCTGCTCAACGCCAGCCACTCGGCCATGGGCTACCCTGGCCAGCTGGCCGGGTTCAAGTACGTGCACGAGGTCATGGAGCACCCGCTCTACCGCAAGTTCATCTGGCAGATGATGCAGGAGGAGGTCAAGCCCCTGCTGCCCGAGATCCCTGGAGTCGACATTGACGCCTACTGCAACACTCTGATGGAGCGCTTCTCCAACCCTACCATCATGGACCAGCTCCCCCGCATCGCACTCAACTCCTCGGGCAAGATGCCGCAGTTCGTCATGCCCTCCATCGCCGAGGCCATCTGGGTGACGGGCCCCTTCCGCAGGCTCGTCTTTGTCGCCGCCTGCTGGTTCCGCTACGTGCTCGGCGTCGACGACAAGGGCAACAAGTTCGAGGTCGACGACCCCATGCGCGAGGAGCTGCAGTCCAAGGCCCAGGCTGGAGGCACCAAGCCTCACGAGATCCTCAGCATCAAGTCGCTCTTTGGTGACGACTTGCGCGGGGACGAGCGCTTCCTCAAGGAGGTCACGCAAGCCATGGAGGACATTGCGCGCGACGGCGTCATGGCCACCATGCCCAAGTTTGTCAACGATGCCTAG
- a CDS encoding class III chitinase: MLRRASVLPLAMAIFGTAQAGFNPSMQDNIAAYWGQNSIGRPTGQAGAQEGLGYYCKNVNVDIIPLAFLNIIVNPTNINFANVGDRCSKFPGTDLLKCPEIEADINTCHSLNKTILLSVGGATYSEGGFPNVEAANKAADNLWAMFGPPPAASTNDAATVNRPFGTAYIDGFDLDFETHGIKNLAAFARRLRQVMDTAARPAAVLPSDDKSYPMVPSPSEATKKFYLAAAPQCVFPDAAMDAALSSDVAFDFIMVQFYNNYCGLQNFQPGAAQQNAFNFERWDQWAREKGRSTKVMLGVPGSPNASGSGYTAAGPLDAIIKYCKRFSSFGGVMIWDASQVWSNNGFLDGVVRSLGGAAATETSDAEAPQQAGRPIQQTRAVKVPKFGRCGGRLYTGPRECEQGSKCVYGGALWSVCA; this comes from the exons ATGCTTCGCCGCGCATCAGTACTTCctttggccatggccatcttTGGAACTGCGCAAGCTGGCTTCAATCCGAGCATGCAGGACAATATAGCCGCTTATTGGG GACAAAATTCGATTGGCCGCCCGACAGGACAGGCAGGGGCACAAGAGGGCCTTGGTTATTACTGCAAAA ATGTCAACGTCGAT ATCATCCCCCTTGCATTTCTCAACATCATCGTCAACCCCACCAACATCAACTTTGCGAATGTGGGAGATCGATGCTCCAAGTTTCCGGGGACGGACCTTCTCAAGTGTCCCGAGATAGA AGCCGACATCAACACATGCCATTCCCTCAATAAGACCATCTTGCTGTCGGTCGGCGGCGCAACATACTCCGAGGGCGGATTCCCCAACGTAGAAGCAGCCAACAAGGCCGCCGACAACCTGTGGGCCATGTTCGGTCCTCCTCCTGCTGCCAGCACAAACGACGCCGCGACGGTCAACCGCCCCTTTGGCACGGCGTACATTGACGGGTTCGACCTCGACTTTGAGACGCACGGCATCAAGAACCTCgccgcctttgcccgccgACTGCGGCAGGTCATGGACACCGCCGCCCGGCCTGCCGCGGTCCTCCCCAGCGACGACAAGTCGTACCCGATGGTCCCGTCGCCCAGCGAGGCGACCAAGAAGTTCTacctcgccgccgcgccGCAGTGCGTCTTCCCCGACGCGGCCATGGACGCTGCGCTGTCGAGCGACGTGGCCTTTGACTTTATCATGGTGCAGTTCTACAACAACTACTGCGGGCTGCAAAACTTCCAGCCGGGCGCCGCGCAGCAAAACGCCTTCAACTTTGAGCGCTGGGACCAGTGGGCGCGCGAAAAGGGCCGCTCGACAAAGGTGATGCTCGGCGTCCCCGGCTCCCCCAACGCCTCGGGCAGCGGCTACACGGCCGCGGGCCCGCTGGACGCCATCATCAAGTACTGCAAGCGCTTCTCGAGCTTCGGCGGCGTCATGATCTGGGATGCGTCGCAGGTCTGGTCCAACAACGGCTTCCTGGACGGCGTGGTGAGGAGCCTGGGAGGCGCGGCCGCCACCGAGACcagcgacgccgaggcgccgcagcaggcaggcaggcctATCCAGCAGACCAGGGCCGTCAAGGTGCCCAAGTTTGGGAGGTGCGGTGGACGTTTGTACACGGGGCCGAGGGAGTGCGAGCAGGGATCCAAGTGCGTCTATGGCGGAGCCTTGTGGTCGGTGTGCGCATAA
- a CDS encoding class III chitinase, variant, whose translation MMLIVNLTDVNVDIIPLAFLNIIVNPTNINFANVGDRCSKFPGTDLLKCPEIEADINTCHSLNKTILLSVGGATYSEGGFPNVEAANKAADNLWAMFGPPPAASTNDAATVNRPFGTAYIDGFDLDFETHGIKNLAAFARRLRQVMDTAARPAAVLPSDDKSYPMVPSPSEATKKFYLAAAPQCVFPDAAMDAALSSDVAFDFIMVQFYNNYCGLQNFQPGAAQQNAFNFERWDQWAREKGRSTKVMLGVPGSPNASGSGYTAAGPLDAIIKYCKRFSSFGGVMIWDASQVWSNNGFLDGVVRSLGGAAATETSDAEAPQQAGRPIQQTRAVKVPKFGRCGGRLYTGPRECEQGSKCVYGGALWSVCA comes from the exons ATGATGCTGATCGTGAACCTCACAGATGTCAACGTCGAT ATCATCCCCCTTGCATTTCTCAACATCATCGTCAACCCCACCAACATCAACTTTGCGAATGTGGGAGATCGATGCTCCAAGTTTCCGGGGACGGACCTTCTCAAGTGTCCCGAGATAGA AGCCGACATCAACACATGCCATTCCCTCAATAAGACCATCTTGCTGTCGGTCGGCGGCGCAACATACTCCGAGGGCGGATTCCCCAACGTAGAAGCAGCCAACAAGGCCGCCGACAACCTGTGGGCCATGTTCGGTCCTCCTCCTGCTGCCAGCACAAACGACGCCGCGACGGTCAACCGCCCCTTTGGCACGGCGTACATTGACGGGTTCGACCTCGACTTTGAGACGCACGGCATCAAGAACCTCgccgcctttgcccgccgACTGCGGCAGGTCATGGACACCGCCGCCCGGCCTGCCGCGGTCCTCCCCAGCGACGACAAGTCGTACCCGATGGTCCCGTCGCCCAGCGAGGCGACCAAGAAGTTCTacctcgccgccgcgccGCAGTGCGTCTTCCCCGACGCGGCCATGGACGCTGCGCTGTCGAGCGACGTGGCCTTTGACTTTATCATGGTGCAGTTCTACAACAACTACTGCGGGCTGCAAAACTTCCAGCCGGGCGCCGCGCAGCAAAACGCCTTCAACTTTGAGCGCTGGGACCAGTGGGCGCGCGAAAAGGGCCGCTCGACAAAGGTGATGCTCGGCGTCCCCGGCTCCCCCAACGCCTCGGGCAGCGGCTACACGGCCGCGGGCCCGCTGGACGCCATCATCAAGTACTGCAAGCGCTTCTCGAGCTTCGGCGGCGTCATGATCTGGGATGCGTCGCAGGTCTGGTCCAACAACGGCTTCCTGGACGGCGTGGTGAGGAGCCTGGGAGGCGCGGCCGCCACCGAGACcagcgacgccgaggcgccgcagcaggcaggcaggcctATCCAGCAGACCAGGGCCGTCAAGGTGCCCAAGTTTGGGAGGTGCGGTGGACGTTTGTACACGGGGCCGAGGGAGTGCGAGCAGGGATCCAAGTGCGTCTATGGCGGAGCCTTGTGGTCGGTGTGCGCATAA